In Apodemus sylvaticus chromosome 8, mApoSyl1.1, whole genome shotgun sequence, one genomic interval encodes:
- the Clu gene encoding clusterin, which produces MKILLLCVGLLLTWDSGTVLGEQEVSDNELQELSTQGSRYVNKEIQNAVQGVKHIKTLIEKTNAERKSLLNSLEEAKKKKEDALEDTRDSEMKLKAFPEVCNETMMALWEECKPCLKQTCMKFYARVCRSGSGLVGRQLEEFLNQSSPFYFWMNGDRIDSLLESDRQQSQALDAMQDSFARASGIIDTLFQDRFFTHEPQDTHHFSPIGFPHKRPHFLYPKSRLVRSLLPVSHYGPLSFHSMFQPFFEMIHQAQQAMDAQLHSPAFQFPDVDFLREGEDDRTVCKEIRHNSTGCLKMKGQCEKCQEILSVDCSANNPAQANLRQELNDSLHVAERLTQQYNELLHSLQSKMLNTSSLLEQLNDQFNWVSQLANLTQGEDQYYLRVSTVTTHSSDSEKPSRVTEVVVKLFDSDPITVVLPEEVSKDNPKFMDTVAEKALQEYRRKSRAE; this is translated from the exons ATGAAGATTCTCCTGCTGTGCGTGGGACTGCTGCTGACCTGGGACAGTGGCACAGTCCTGGGAGAGCAGGAGGTCTCCGACAATGAGCTCCAAG AACTGTCCACTCAAGGGAGTAGGTATGTTAATAAGGAGATTCAGAACGCCGTCCAGGGAGTGAAGCACATAAAGACCCTCATCGAAAAAACCAACGCAGAGCGCAAGTCGCTGCTCAACAGTTTAGAGGaagccaagaagaagaaagag GATGCTCTGGAGGACACCAGGGATTCTGAAATGAAGCTGAAGGCATTCCCAGAAGTGTGTAACGAGACCATGATGGCCCTCTGGGAAGAGTGCAAGCCCTGCCTGAAGCAGACCTGCATGAAGTTCTATGCACGTGTCTGCAGGAGTGGCTCAGGGCTGGTTGGCCGACAG CTAGAGGAGTTTCTGAATCAGAGCTCACCCTTCTACTTCTGGATGAACGGCGACCGCATCGACTCCCTGTTGGAGAGCGACCGGCAGCAGAGCCAAGCCCTAGATGCCATGCAGGACAGCTTCGCGCGGGCATCCGGCATCATAGATACACTGTTCCAGGACCGCTTCTTCACCCACGAGCCCCAGGACACCCACCATTTCTCCCCCATTGGCTTCCCACACAAGAGGCCCCATTTCCTCTATCCCAAGTCCCGCTTGGTCCGCAGCCTTTTGCCTGTCTCCCACTATGGGCCTCTGAGCTTCCACAGCATGTTCCAGCCTTTCTTTGAGATGATACACCAGGCTCAGCAGGCCATGGATGCCCAGCTCCATAGCCCAGCCTTCCAGTTCCCGGATGTGGATTTCTTAAGAG AAGGTGAAGATGACCGCACGGTGTGCAAGGAGATCCGCCACAACTCCACAGGATGCCTGAAGATGAAGGGCCAGTGCGAGAAGTGCCAAGAGATCTTGTCTGTGG ACTGTTCAGCCAACAATCCTGCCCAGGCTAACCTGCGCCAGGAGCTGAACGACTCGCTCCACGTGGCTGAGAGGCTGACCCAGCAGTACAACGAGCTGCTTCACTCCCTCCAGTCCAAGATGCTCAACACCTCATCTCTGCTGGAGCAGCTGAACGACCAGTTCAACTGGGTGTCCCAGCTGGCTAACCTCACGCAGGGCGAAGACCAGTACTACCTTCGGGTCTCCACG GTGACAACCCATTCTTCTGACTCGGAGAAACCCTCCCGTGTCACTGAGGTCGTGGTGAAGCTGTTTGACTCTGACCCCATCACAGTGGTGTTACCAGAAGAAGTCTCTAAGGATAACCCTAAGTTTATGGACACAGTGGCGGAGAAAGCGCTACAGGAATACCGCAGGAAAAGCCG cgCTGAATGA